A part of Myxococcus stipitatus genomic DNA contains:
- the moaC gene encoding cyclic pyranopterin monophosphate synthase MoaC, giving the protein MKMVDVGDKPKTERVAVATALLRMQATTRERILAGTVEKGDVLAAARLAGIMAAKRTPDFIPLCHPIALSGVEVVVSPVEEGLTVRVTVRTVDRTGVEMEALTAACAASLTVYDMCKSLDRGMVLDAVQLEHKAGGRSGTWAREGTSS; this is encoded by the coding sequence GTGAAGATGGTGGACGTGGGCGACAAGCCGAAGACGGAGCGCGTCGCGGTGGCCACCGCGCTGCTGCGCATGCAGGCGACCACCCGGGAGCGCATCCTCGCCGGGACGGTGGAGAAGGGCGACGTGCTCGCCGCCGCGAGGCTCGCGGGCATCATGGCCGCCAAGCGCACCCCGGACTTCATCCCCCTGTGCCACCCCATCGCGTTGTCCGGCGTCGAGGTCGTCGTGTCCCCCGTGGAGGAGGGGCTGACGGTGCGCGTCACGGTGCGCACGGTGGACCGCACCGGCGTGGAGATGGAGGCCCTCACCGCGGCGTGCGCGGCGTCCCTCACCGTCTACGACATGTGCAAGAGCCTGGACCGGGGCATGGTGTTGGACGCCGTGCAACTCGAGCACAAGGCGGGCGGGCGCTCCGGCACCTGGGCGCGCGAGGGTACGTCGTCCTGA